The following are encoded together in the Vespa velutina chromosome 3, iVesVel2.1, whole genome shotgun sequence genome:
- the LOC124948109 gene encoding protein YIPF6 isoform X2, whose protein sequence is MATMDETKLDMYDDATYTVDPQNVEGEMTVGPKQKSSLGELEFNTLDEPIRDTILRDVRAVGKKFYHVLYPREKKSLLKEWDLWGPILQGSSGTVDNSNDGGPEFAEVFVIVWIGSMIVTLNSKLLGGNISFFQSVCVLGYCLLPTAIALILCIIILMVEQSTFLFILRFIITMIGFIWATYASMAFLGDSQPVGRKPLAVYPIFLFYFVISWLVISHTT, encoded by the exons atggcGACGATGGATGAAACAAAGCTGGAT ATGTACGATGATGCAACATATACTGTGGATCCTCAAAATGTTGAAGGAGAGATGACAGTAGGACCCAAACAAAAATCAAGCCTAGGTGAACTAGAATTTAATACATTAGATGAACCAATAAGAGATACAATT cTTAGAGATGTTAGAGCTGTAGGCAAGAAATTCTATCACGTTTTATATCCTagggagaagaaaagtttattgaaagaat ggGACCTCTGGGGACC GATATTACAAGGATCATCTGGTACAGTTGATAATTCTAACGATGGTGGACCTGAATTTGCAGAGGTATTTGTTATAGTATGGATCGGATCCATGATTGTCACACTGAATTCTAAACTTTTAGGTGGTAACAT ATCATTTTTCCAAAGTGTCTGTGTCTTAGGATATTGTTTATTGCCAACTGCCATTGCATTAATCTTAtgcataattatattaatggtAGAACAAAGTACTTTTTTGTTCATACtcagatttattattactatgattGGGTTTATATGGGCCACATATG cATCTATGGCATTCCTTGGAGATAGTCAGCCTGTTGGAAGAAAACCTTTGGCTGTTTAtcctatttttctattttactttGTTATTTCATGGCTAGTAATATCACATACGacataa
- the LOC124948109 gene encoding protein YIPF6 isoform X1 gives MATMDETKLDMYDDATYTVDPQNVEGEMTVGPKQKSSLGELEFNTLDEPIRDTILRDVRAVGKKFYHVLYPREKKSLLKEWDLWGPLVLCTFMAMILQGSSGTVDNSNDGGPEFAEVFVIVWIGSMIVTLNSKLLGGNISFFQSVCVLGYCLLPTAIALILCIIILMVEQSTFLFILRFIITMIGFIWATYASMAFLGDSQPVGRKPLAVYPIFLFYFVISWLVISHTT, from the exons atggcGACGATGGATGAAACAAAGCTGGAT ATGTACGATGATGCAACATATACTGTGGATCCTCAAAATGTTGAAGGAGAGATGACAGTAGGACCCAAACAAAAATCAAGCCTAGGTGAACTAGAATTTAATACATTAGATGAACCAATAAGAGATACAATT cTTAGAGATGTTAGAGCTGTAGGCAAGAAATTCTATCACGTTTTATATCCTagggagaagaaaagtttattgaaagaat ggGACCTCTGGGGACCGTTAGTGTTATGTACATTTATGGCAAT GATATTACAAGGATCATCTGGTACAGTTGATAATTCTAACGATGGTGGACCTGAATTTGCAGAGGTATTTGTTATAGTATGGATCGGATCCATGATTGTCACACTGAATTCTAAACTTTTAGGTGGTAACAT ATCATTTTTCCAAAGTGTCTGTGTCTTAGGATATTGTTTATTGCCAACTGCCATTGCATTAATCTTAtgcataattatattaatggtAGAACAAAGTACTTTTTTGTTCATACtcagatttattattactatgattGGGTTTATATGGGCCACATATG cATCTATGGCATTCCTTGGAGATAGTCAGCCTGTTGGAAGAAAACCTTTGGCTGTTTAtcctatttttctattttactttGTTATTTCATGGCTAGTAATATCACATACGacataa
- the LOC124948104 gene encoding proton-coupled folate transporter-like isoform X1: MAIVTGWKCYVSVQPPIMMLIFAMSMSGTILTDLIVYRTCTVVLNINKTECLIINQNGSSNEAHRIDILVQSQVNLISMSKSFVENLLPAFLSFFVGPWSDKYGRKPLLLAGYTGYSLTFCLLSLMTMWDINPWYLLIAYMPSACFGGLCIILLASFSYISDISLEKDRTWHLAYLEILISLGLIVGIFIGPYIFKLYGYSVTLSVAAMSIVLANIYVLFFVSETVQYSSSIMWSSLFDVSLVKDLISTCIKKRDGFDRCVVWCCIMYLILYIVTMDGDMSISYLFSNARFGWDVSQYSNYMGANVALGIIGTLIGIKIIGSLKGCLETGLVMLASISSLSGALMKAFAWQAWHMYLSVFISMFGGISGPAIRSILSKLVPSSDAGKVFSLITSIETTMPFAAASLYTTVYSHYLPPIYPCPVWLISCVLFIIMIILLICIHIRITKMDTLQYRVISQESE, translated from the exons atggcAATTGTTACAGGATGGAAGTGTTATGTATCAGTACAACCACCAATAATGATGTTAATATTTGCCATGTCAATGTCAg GTACTATCTTAACAGATTTGATAGTATATCGCACATGTACagttgtattaaatattaataaaacagaatgtttgataataaatcaaaatggaAGTAGTAATGAAGCTCATAGAATAGATATTTTGGTACAGTCACAAGTAAATCTGATCTCCATGTCTAAATCGTTCGTTGAGAATCTTTTACCTgcttttttgtccttttttgtGGGGCCATGGAGTGACAAATATGGAAGAAAACCTCTTTTGTTAGCAGGATATACTG GCTATTCGTTAACATTTTGTCTTCTCTCATTGATGACTATGTGGGATATTAATCCTTGGTATTTATTGATAGCCTATATGCCTTCTGCATGCTTTGGAggattatgtataattttattagctTCATTTTCTTACATTTCTGATATTAGTcttgaaaaagatagaacatGGCATTTAGCTTACTTAgagatattaatttcattgggACTTATAGTAGGTATTTTTATTGGCccttatatttttaaactatATGGATATTCAGTTACACTTAGTGTGGCAGCTATGTCTATAGTGTTggcgaatatatatgtattattcttTGTATCTGAAACAGTACAATATTCTTCATca aTAATGTGGAGTTCTTTGTTTGATGTAAGTCTTGTAAAAGATCTCATTAGTActtgtataaagaaaagagatggtTTTGATCGTTGTGTTGTTTGGTGCTGTATAATGTatcttatcttatatattgtaACAATGGATGGTGATATgtcaatttcatatttatttagcAATGCAAGATTTGGTTGGGATGTAAGTCAGTATTCTAACTATATGGGTGCTAATGTTGCATTAGGTATAATAGGAACTTTAAttggaattaaaattattggcTCTCTAAAag GTTGTTTAGAAACTGGTTTAGTTATGTTGGCTTCTATTTCATCTCTAAGTGGTGCTCTTATGAAAGCCTTTGCATGGCAAGCTTggcatatgtatttatctgtATTTATATCAATGTTTGGAGGTATTTCTGGGCCAGCAATTCGTTCAATTTTATCTAAATTAGTCCCATCTTCTGATGCAG gtaaagttttttcattaattacatCAATTGAAACAACTATGCCATTTGCTGCAGCTTCCTTATATACAACAGTTTATTCTCATTACTTGCCTCCAATATATCCTTGTCCCGTATGGTTAATATCAtgtgttctttttattataatgattatattattgatatgcatacatatacgcatTACAAAAATGGATACATTACAATATAGAGTGATCTCACAGGAGAGTGAATaa
- the LOC124948104 gene encoding proton-coupled folate transporter-like isoform X2, giving the protein MMLIFAMSMSGTILTDLIVYRTCTVVLNINKTECLIINQNGSSNEAHRIDILVQSQVNLISMSKSFVENLLPAFLSFFVGPWSDKYGRKPLLLAGYTGYSLTFCLLSLMTMWDINPWYLLIAYMPSACFGGLCIILLASFSYISDISLEKDRTWHLAYLEILISLGLIVGIFIGPYIFKLYGYSVTLSVAAMSIVLANIYVLFFVSETVQYSSSIMWSSLFDVSLVKDLISTCIKKRDGFDRCVVWCCIMYLILYIVTMDGDMSISYLFSNARFGWDVSQYSNYMGANVALGIIGTLIGIKIIGSLKGCLETGLVMLASISSLSGALMKAFAWQAWHMYLSVFISMFGGISGPAIRSILSKLVPSSDAGKVFSLITSIETTMPFAAASLYTTVYSHYLPPIYPCPVWLISCVLFIIMIILLICIHIRITKMDTLQYRVISQESE; this is encoded by the exons ATGATGTTAATATTTGCCATGTCAATGTCAg GTACTATCTTAACAGATTTGATAGTATATCGCACATGTACagttgtattaaatattaataaaacagaatgtttgataataaatcaaaatggaAGTAGTAATGAAGCTCATAGAATAGATATTTTGGTACAGTCACAAGTAAATCTGATCTCCATGTCTAAATCGTTCGTTGAGAATCTTTTACCTgcttttttgtccttttttgtGGGGCCATGGAGTGACAAATATGGAAGAAAACCTCTTTTGTTAGCAGGATATACTG GCTATTCGTTAACATTTTGTCTTCTCTCATTGATGACTATGTGGGATATTAATCCTTGGTATTTATTGATAGCCTATATGCCTTCTGCATGCTTTGGAggattatgtataattttattagctTCATTTTCTTACATTTCTGATATTAGTcttgaaaaagatagaacatGGCATTTAGCTTACTTAgagatattaatttcattgggACTTATAGTAGGTATTTTTATTGGCccttatatttttaaactatATGGATATTCAGTTACACTTAGTGTGGCAGCTATGTCTATAGTGTTggcgaatatatatgtattattcttTGTATCTGAAACAGTACAATATTCTTCATca aTAATGTGGAGTTCTTTGTTTGATGTAAGTCTTGTAAAAGATCTCATTAGTActtgtataaagaaaagagatggtTTTGATCGTTGTGTTGTTTGGTGCTGTATAATGTatcttatcttatatattgtaACAATGGATGGTGATATgtcaatttcatatttatttagcAATGCAAGATTTGGTTGGGATGTAAGTCAGTATTCTAACTATATGGGTGCTAATGTTGCATTAGGTATAATAGGAACTTTAAttggaattaaaattattggcTCTCTAAAag GTTGTTTAGAAACTGGTTTAGTTATGTTGGCTTCTATTTCATCTCTAAGTGGTGCTCTTATGAAAGCCTTTGCATGGCAAGCTTggcatatgtatttatctgtATTTATATCAATGTTTGGAGGTATTTCTGGGCCAGCAATTCGTTCAATTTTATCTAAATTAGTCCCATCTTCTGATGCAG gtaaagttttttcattaattacatCAATTGAAACAACTATGCCATTTGCTGCAGCTTCCTTATATACAACAGTTTATTCTCATTACTTGCCTCCAATATATCCTTGTCCCGTATGGTTAATATCAtgtgttctttttattataatgattatattattgatatgcatacatatacgcatTACAAAAATGGATACATTACAATATAGAGTGATCTCACAGGAGAGTGAATaa
- the LOC124948108 gene encoding sepiapterin reductase isoform X1 — translation MSIPALSGKAFLLITGASRGIGKQIAISFGPLLQKGSHVLLLATNLNALKETAAQLPSNLIIDYTSIDLEVATKDDLKKVILSSLKGTDPKKFDRVIVVHNVGTSGDISKWTNDMTDINIWRKYYDLNMFMPIVLNGLLMEIFNEKTNTKKLIINITSLLGIQPRESAGYYCTVKAAKEMFFKVFALENPEVDVLNYSPGPVDTDMLQTFLKDMSNKEFIKNSTILTTEQTITRLIEVLKNHKYKSGDHVDYFDKLE, via the exons atgtctatTCCAGCATTATCAGGCAAAgcttttttacttattactGGTGCCAGTCGAGGAATTGGTAAACAAATTGCAATATCATTTGGACCATTATTACAAAAGGGATCACATGTACTTTTATTGGCAACCAATTTGAATGCTTTAAAAGAAACAGCTGCGCAATTACcttcaaatttaataattgattatactAGTATTGATTTGGAAGTGGCCACAAAAGATGATCTAAAAA AAGttatattatcatctttaaaAGGAACTGATCCCAAGAAATTTGATAGAGTTATTGTTGTGCATAATGTTGGAACATCTGGTGATATTTCAAAATGGACCAATGATATGACAGATATAAACATATGGAGAAAGTATTATGATCTTAATATGTTTATGCCTATTGTACTAAATGGATTATTGATGgagatatttaatgaaaaaaccAATACTAAAAAACTAATTATCAATATCACTTCCTTACTTGGTATACAACCACGTGAGTCAGCTGGATATTATTGTACTGTAAAAGCAGCAAAAGAGATGTTTTTTAAG GTATTTGCCTTAGAAAATCCTGAAGTAGATGTATTAAATTACTCACCTGGTCCTGTTGATACTGATATGTTGCAGACTTTTCTTAAAGATATGtctaataaagaatttattaaaaattcaactaTTTTAACAACAGAGCAAACAATTACTCGTCTTATAGAAGtcttaaaaaatcataaatataaatctggTGACCATGTAGATTACTTTGATAAACTGGAGTAA
- the LOC124948108 gene encoding uncharacterized protein LOC124948108 isoform X2 — MKTDINDPWSRTDTEILEDTGGDNRFEDSFVEKSVYEHEKLSDSEQYLQKLYSRLKALQKNTTKKDLVSSLSVAKEECIARLITSEYTFKSEEEAVLGSNPLIRHIVPHLQALTASELIHLLKADVLQVVTEAIEEQELNNKNK; from the exons ATGAAGACAGACATTAATGATCCGTGGTCTAGAACAGATACAGAGATCTTGGAAGATACTGGAGGTGATAATCGTTTCGAGGATTCTTTTGTAGAAAAATCCGTATATGAACACGAAAAATTATCGGATTCGGaacaatatttacaaaaattgt attCAAGGTTGAAGGCTCTTCAAAAAAATACCACAAAAAAAGATCTTGTAAGCTCTTTATCAGTAGCAAAAGAGGAGTGTATCGCGCGTTTGATAACTTCAGAATATACTTTTAAGTCAGAAGAGGAAGCCGTATTAGGTTCAAATCCTTTAATACGTCATATAGTTCCTCATTTACAG gCATTGACAGCAAGTGAACTTATTCATCTTCTGAAAGCTGACGTACTTCAAGTAGTTACAGAAGCTATTGAAGAacaagaattaaataataaaaataaataa
- the LOC124948107 gene encoding ras-related C3 botulinum toxin substrate 1-like isoform X1 produces the protein MKGRGCGRIKSETMPPSSHTNWTKPLLKGGQMMQMQVKRVTGNGQNQNSNGNSNDSSGIPHDRRIKVVLVGDGAVGKTSLVVSYSTNGFPGEYVPTAFDNYKVVVNVDGQPVNVQLCDTAGQDDFDPLRSLCYPETDVFLVCFSVVCPSSYHSVASWWINEVRKYCPNAPIILVGTKSDLRSDVRLMLQLARYGQAPITTAQGHQLAQRLGAVSYVETSALTHHDLKEAFDQAIVSALNARRGGIGLICRRRKPPSLWRRWLCCLERPQSNDA, from the exons ATGAAGGGCCGCGGATGCGGGAGAATAAAGAGTGAGACAATGCCGCCGTCGTCGCATACGAACTGGACGAAACCGTTGCTGAAGGGCGGCCAAATGATGCAGATGCAGGTAAAACGAGTTACTGGAAACGGACAGAATCAAAATTCGAACGGGAACAGCAACGATAGCAGTGGCATCCCGCACGATCGGAGAATCAAGGTGGTCCTGGTGGGCGACGGTGCTGTCGGGAAGACTAGCTTAGTCGTCTCCTACTCGACGAATGGATTTCCTGGCGAATACGTACCCACCGCTTTTGATAATTACAAAG TTGTGGTTAATGTTGATGGACAACCTGTAAATGTTCAACTTTGTGACACTGCCGGACAAGATGACTTTGATCCCTTGAGATCACTCTGCTATCCAGAAACAGATGTATTTTTAGTATGCTTTAGTGTTGTATGTCCATCTTCTTACCATAGTGTCGCATCATGGTGGATCAACGAAGTTCGAAAATACTGCCCAAATGCTCCAATAATTTTA GTAGGAACAAAAAGTGACCTAAGATCGGATGTTCGTCTGATGCTACAATTAGCAAGATATGGTCAAGCACCAATCACAACAGCTCAAGGTCATCAGTTAGCTCAAAGATTAGGTGCAGTAAGTTATGTGGAAACATCTGCGTTAACTCACCATGACTTAAAGGAGGCTTTTGATCAAGCGATCGTTAGTGCTCTCAATGCAAGACGCGGAGGTATCGGCTTAATATGCAGACGCCGAAAACCTCCATCGTTATGGCGTAGATGGTTATGTTGTTTAGAAAGACCACAGTCAAACGATGCGTAG
- the LOC124948107 gene encoding ras-related C3 botulinum toxin substrate 1-like isoform X2: protein MPPSSHTNWTKPLLKGGQMMQMQVKRVTGNGQNQNSNGNSNDSSGIPHDRRIKVVLVGDGAVGKTSLVVSYSTNGFPGEYVPTAFDNYKVVVNVDGQPVNVQLCDTAGQDDFDPLRSLCYPETDVFLVCFSVVCPSSYHSVASWWINEVRKYCPNAPIILVGTKSDLRSDVRLMLQLARYGQAPITTAQGHQLAQRLGAVSYVETSALTHHDLKEAFDQAIVSALNARRGGIGLICRRRKPPSLWRRWLCCLERPQSNDA, encoded by the exons ATGCCGCCGTCGTCGCATACGAACTGGACGAAACCGTTGCTGAAGGGCGGCCAAATGATGCAGATGCAGGTAAAACGAGTTACTGGAAACGGACAGAATCAAAATTCGAACGGGAACAGCAACGATAGCAGTGGCATCCCGCACGATCGGAGAATCAAGGTGGTCCTGGTGGGCGACGGTGCTGTCGGGAAGACTAGCTTAGTCGTCTCCTACTCGACGAATGGATTTCCTGGCGAATACGTACCCACCGCTTTTGATAATTACAAAG TTGTGGTTAATGTTGATGGACAACCTGTAAATGTTCAACTTTGTGACACTGCCGGACAAGATGACTTTGATCCCTTGAGATCACTCTGCTATCCAGAAACAGATGTATTTTTAGTATGCTTTAGTGTTGTATGTCCATCTTCTTACCATAGTGTCGCATCATGGTGGATCAACGAAGTTCGAAAATACTGCCCAAATGCTCCAATAATTTTA GTAGGAACAAAAAGTGACCTAAGATCGGATGTTCGTCTGATGCTACAATTAGCAAGATATGGTCAAGCACCAATCACAACAGCTCAAGGTCATCAGTTAGCTCAAAGATTAGGTGCAGTAAGTTATGTGGAAACATCTGCGTTAACTCACCATGACTTAAAGGAGGCTTTTGATCAAGCGATCGTTAGTGCTCTCAATGCAAGACGCGGAGGTATCGGCTTAATATGCAGACGCCGAAAACCTCCATCGTTATGGCGTAGATGGTTATGTTGTTTAGAAAGACCACAGTCAAACGATGCGTAG
- the LOC124948105 gene encoding phosphatidylserine decarboxylase proenzyme, mitochondrial, which yields MRRLVASWRKSPYLLLLQHGRKEYDRDIMQYSKYVMQFMGGQRMLNRNISHATSNQTSIGSKISVMRKLKLVVPIGIGVSLIAFFQWRHFRKYKHTAQGEVIQGPLNDFIVNCYCCLPLRITSRIWGWIANREVPVSLRPGVYQFYAKIFNADLEEVAGDLSGFPTLVDFFVRPLKEETRPIAKNTNMVSPSDGTVLHFGPVTSCRVEQVKGMTYDLRHFLGDIDLEESKEKITYTEEDNKKYVKSLLKNPANQLYQITVYLAPGDYHRFHSPTDWEIEFRRHFQGKLLSVNPKIARFLPDLFSLNERVVYIGKWAEGFMAYAAVGATNVGSIKIYCDKELTTNKIIWPKMKRWEDAKLECTHISKGQLFGEFRMGSTIVLLFEAPEDFQFCLNVGQTIKVGQALSECIVKSDEKYLSGSL from the exons ATGCGACGTCTGGTGGCAAGCTGGAGGAAGTCTCCGTACTTGCTATTGCTTCAACATGGGAG aaaagagTACGATCGAGACATCATGCAGTATTCAAAATATGTAATGCAGTTTATGGGAGGACAAAGGatgttaaatagaaatatatcacATGCAACTTCAAATCAAACATCAATAGGCTCAAAGATTTCTGTCatgagaaaattgaaattagtTGTCCCTATAGGAATAGGTGTTTCATTGATTGCTTTTTTCCAGTGGAGACATTTTAGGAAATACAAACATACTGCACAGGGTGAAGTAATACAAGGACCGCTTAATGATTTTATA GTAAATTGCTATTGTTGCCTTCCATTGAGAATAACAAGTAGGATATGGGGTTGGATAGCTAATAGAGAAGTACCTGTTAGTTTAAGACCAGGTGTATATCAATTCTatgcaaaaatttttaatgcagATTTGGAAGAAGTAGCAGGTGATTTGTCAGGATTCCCAACTTTAGTAGATTTTTTTGTAAGACCACTCAAGGAAGAAACAAGACCTATAGCTAAGAATACAAATATg gTTTCTCCTTCAGATGGTACAGTCCTTCATTTTGGACCAGTAACATCTTGCCGTGTGGAACAAGTTAAAGGGATGACTTATGATCTTAGGCATTTTTTGGGAGATATAGATTTAGAGGAatctaaagagaaaataacttATAcggaagaagataataaaaaatatgtgaaGAGTCTTTTGAAAAATCCGGCGAatcaattatatcaaataacaGTTTACTTAGCACCAGGCGATTATCATCGTTTTCATAGTCCAACTGATTGGGAGATTGAATTTCGAAGACACTTTCAAG GTAAACTATTAAGTGTCAATCCAAAGATAGCTAGATTTTTACCAGATTTATTTTCGCTAAATGAGCGTGTGGTATACATTGGAAAATGGGCGGAAGGTTTCATGGCTTATGCCGCAGTAGGTGCCACTAATGTTGGTTCTATTAAAATCTATTGTGATAAAGAATTaactacaaataaaattatatggcCGAAAATGAAACGTTGGGAAGATGCGAAGTTAGAGTGTACTCATATATCTAAAGGACAATTATTTGGTGAATTCAGAATGGGATCTACCATTGTACTTCTATTTGAGGCACCAGAAGACTTTCAATTTTGTCTAAATGTAGGACAGACCATAAAAGTTGGTCAGGCATTATCTGAATGCATTGTTAAATCAGATGAAAAGTATTTATCAGGAagtttatga
- the LOC124948110 gene encoding CB1 cannabinoid receptor-interacting protein 1-like, protein MGADGHFRVTLSLRREPAAGPVYCKMETSARFRQLKTVKLSCEAMYRLDISFKPPQLLQSLSIGGKQVEAIERARDGTACAYSAYHSTKGIPASARGHREELSIAMRVLGSGYLTTCLQIKYYRQDDQSHCEWGARLHCIELDCTSVEGRLVTVDRETYRKLGIES, encoded by the exons ATGGGGGCTGATGGACATTTTCGAGTGACCTTGTCCCTCAGAAGGGAACCAGCGGCGGGCCCAGTTTATTGTAAAATGGAGACTTCCGCAAGATTTCGACAGCTTAAAACCGTCAAACTCAGCTGCGAGGCTATGTATCGCCTCGACATCAGCTTCAAGCCGCCGCAACTACTGCA ATCGTTGAGCATTGGAGGAAAGCAAGTGGAAGCTATCGAGCGTGCTAGAGACGGTACAGCTTGCGCTTACAGCGCTTATCATAGCACAAAAGGAATTCCTGCAAGCGCGAGGGGTCATCGAGAGGAACTTTCGATAGCCATGCGGGTTCTTGGCTCTGGTTATCTTACCACCTGCCTGCAAATCAAATATTACCGTCAGGATGATCAGAGTCATTGCGAATGGGGAGCGAGATTGCATTGTATCGAGCTCGATTGTACAAGCGTTGAAGGGAGACTTGTTACTGTCGATCGAGAAACTTACAGAAAGCTTGGTATAGAATCATAG